Part of the Vigna unguiculata cultivar IT97K-499-35 chromosome 3, ASM411807v1, whole genome shotgun sequence genome, TTAGTTATTGATGTTAAATGAAAAGGGCGATGATGGTAGACATGTTTTGATATTGGATCGTACCATATTCTATCCGCAAGGAGGTGGTCAACCCGCCGATACTGGCTTTGTACTCATTCATGGCTTAGAAAACAAATTTCTGGTATCTGACGTTCGATCCAAAGATGGAATTGTAAGTTTCAAgaatgaaagttttttttttttttttttgttgaacaTGTCTCTGGGGTGGTCATCAATTGTTTTGTAGATAtccttggattttttttttaatttttattattattacaatgaTGTAGGTTTTCCACTATGGTTTCTTTGAGAATCTGATGGGGGAATTTGAGCCTACACGCGAGAAAGGGAATGAGGTTTCACTGTTTGTTGACGAGCACAGGCGAAAACTGAACTCCAGGTTAACTTCTTTTTTCAGGGGATGAAATTCTTCAAACATTTATCTTTCTGTTCTTTCGTTTCCTTTTAGATTGAGTTTGAGATATCCCACATATCTGATTTGTTTTACATAGATTATTTTTCTGAAGcgtactttttatttttcttgtgcaGCTAGGGAAATGCTTTACCATCTGTACTTAATTTATTCTCCGTTCTTCCCTAGTGGATCATATGATATTAAAAACgttttaattaatactttttttgaGAGTGTACTCTAGCTTGGATTTTATTTCTGCCAGGCAGTTTTTCTATTTCGAATCTATGATTACTGCACTGcttataagaaaatttatgaTTCTGTTTCTGTAAATCTCATTTTTCCTTGCTTTTTTCCTGTGTAGATTGCATTCAGCGGGACATTTGCTTGATATTTGTCTGCCAAGAATAGGATTGGGTCATTTAGAGCCTGGCAAAGCCTACCATTTTTCTGATGGGTATATCATTTTACTGCTTTTTATGCTTTTGGTGTGTTCTGAATTCATGGCTTGGATATGAGTGCTTAATCTGAACTACGTTTGAGACTTGAAAGTTATCTGTCTAATACTCAAGCTAAGAGGCATTGTTCAAGTTATCAAATCATTGCTGATCTAGGATAATATTAATGATGATTAAGTGGATTTATTAGAAGTCTACAAACACAATAAGCCGTTACATTGGTCATAAAAGGTTAGCATGGTGCCGCCTTAGTCTTCTAGTGATTTTTTAACCAGTCCTTTACAATATAGAATTTAGTGATGTTTAGATCTTTGAGGGactaataatataacaaaattataggTGGAAGACCAATTTAGTGGTTTTCTCAAAAGAAAGATCTTACAATTGCTAAATTCCTGCTGTTGTAATCCCATAAGTATTCGGTTTAAATGTGTTCCTAATAAGTTACGAAGTTTGCTCCGAACTGGCTATTGCATCATTTCCAGGCCTTGGGTTGAATATAAGGGTACAGTTCCACAAAATGAATTGCAGAGTAAGCAAAAGGATCTAGAGCTGGAGGCCAATGCATTAATTTCCTTGGGAGAAAGAGTAAGTTGTTATGTTCGTAAATTGCTTTTTATAAGTGACATCAGGTTCTTAAAATCTTCACCTTGCGATATAGATTTCTGTTGATATATTACCATATGATGAAGCTGCTAAGATTTGCGGAGGGAGTCTTCCCGATTATATTTCTAAGGTCAGTGTACATAAGATATATTcttactgaaaaataatttcctCTGTTCTTTACACTTAACTAGTTAccttttttataaccaatagcCATAATACCTTTCCTGTCACATTGTTATCTTACAAGGTGCCTTCCAGTGCGGGCAAGACCTTTTAGTTTTTCTGGATAAAACAGTAAACTTGCTGTCAAAGTTCCACTGGCAACATTACAGTTATATATTTTTGCATCCCTTTGCATCAGGAATATTCCAACATATAAGTTTATTCCGTTGTTCTCTTTTGCATTCCATTTTTCCCTTCGCTGCCTTCTTGTATTTGTGTTTTTGTCAGTCAGTATGGCTAGCTTCTTGCCCTATACTAGAATGATTTCTGAAATTGGAGTCACGTGGGGATATTTTAACGTGTTTGTCTATAGAGCACATTTTTGTTTGCTAAAATTTGTCTTTGGAGTACTTAAAGAAAGCAGataaagagaatgagaaaacattttgaaactatttctatttttttttttgtaaacacttgttttgaaaataactgTCAAAACTCTACAGATTTAGATGAGAAATTGAGTTATGAGTAGTGTGGAATTGTTTTAATCCATGAAAATGGTTTTTTGAGACGTCTAAATCAATGTATTATTATTCACACTGccttattatttttagagtATGAAACCGGTGGTTGTATCTGGTAAGCAGTTTTATAGTGTCAGATATCTTGAACGCTCAAGCTACAGGGTCCTTGCTTGTGTGGTACTTTCTTATGATGGAACTGTAGCAATTCTTTGACATTAGCTGACGGATTGCATTCACTGCCTGACATATATGTACATCACACGCTTATGCATATATTAAAGTATACAAAACTATGTTAATTTCATCTCCAGCATGAATCTGGTGTTGTTCTTATTTTCTGCACCACTACATTATGTTTCAGTATTGATGCATCCACTCTCACAGGAAAGCACACCTCGCATTGTGAGGATAGGAGATAATCCTGGCTGCCCCTGTGGTGGTACTCATGTCGCTGACATTTCAGACATCGTACAAATTAAGGTATGAAATCCATTATTTGAACTAGTCTGCTAGATTGGTTTGATATGATATTTTGTGTGTAAGTTTGCTCTTCGTAATCAGCAGGCTTCACTCTTTGAAAGTAGCACCAATGAATTTCTTTCATTGAAACTGTTGAATTGATGAAAACTTTTTTGTTCAAAGACTTATTTGTCGTATTTATGCTTCTATAATCTGTGTATTTGATCAGGTTTCTCAAATTCGGTCGAAGAAGGGGCTAACAAAAGTCTCTTACAAAGTCGAATCCTAGATATATTTGGCTGAGTCTGCTGCTGTGAAACTGCTATTTTAGCTCCGTACTTCTAACTACTCTCAGATAAGCATCGCAGAAAACTAGCTGAATTTGTAGTTTCTATTTAGGTCCTTACTAAATAAACTTCTTTTGTAATCATTAACAAAAACCAAGAAGATTGTAAAATAAACAAAGGTTTTTATACAAGACAAAATCATCTCATGTATTATGTAACTGGGAAAATTTGTGAGAGTATCTTAGTTTGCCCCTACTCACATGACACACCATTATCCGCTTGGACATGCTATATTGTCTTCAATCCAAATCCTGGTTGTAATTTCCAAAATTCAAAGTAATGAATGACCCTTTGATATGCTTGAAACTCACGCGTATTGATATGTTGACTACTAGGCAATATCTTTGAAATGCAGGTCCTCTCTAGAGAGTTTATGCACGTCACGATCACAATGATTTTGAGCTTTCTCTGTCCCAGCTGTTGTCATGGTAATGAGAAAATTGAATTGtgtaaagtttaaaaataaatgggtGGTAGTGATAAGTTTGGCACCTTGTGAAAAGTCGAAACTCTTTTCCAAAAATAGGGGTGCAAGAATGGTCCGTGTAAATGTGCATGGAAGAAGGGTATAATGCGCAGCTACTTTCTTTTGCTATCAGCCGCCACACCCTTTTGTTCAAAGTGGTGAGTATCGTATGGTCCATAAATAAGCCGTAACATTATAAGCACCATTATTACTCGCCCAAAAGTGTGACACTGCTAACActattatttttacttcaatttccTATTTGGTTGGTGAATTTTATTTtggggaaaaaaaaaatactctgtATGGAGACACGTTAGTGCAAAAGTAAGATGAACAACACACAACGTTCACCCATTCAGCTCACTGGCAGCATCTCTGCATGTGTTTGGCAGTAATGTAATGAGCATCTATTCTATACCATATTGTAACATCACTACTCATCCATCTCTTTTTTAGACACCCTAAACCAATAATTTTATCCTTCAATACATGGAACCCTTCAGTTTTATAACATTCTTTTctcattaaaatgaaaatttttagattttttttttgctaaatcaaaaactattttgtcgtcaaattattgttttttgtatttttcatgtATTAAAAACTAAACCCATTTACCTTATAACAAGATTTCTCTAATTAACATCGAGTggtattttttcatttattttgttcgTAGTTTATCCGTGATTTTAATTTGTAACTATATGTGTCTCGATCTGATTAAAAAACATACGTATTTGATATTTTTCCCGTCTATTTCAAACCGAAGATGCAAAAACTTCATATACTTACTTCAATATGATGCAGTATGTCTTCGGTGGACATGCATCCATCCAAACACGTAATATAGATGTTCAAATTGTTCTTATTTTAAAGAttatgtgagaaaaaaaaaagattttttcatTTACACACTTTTATTGATTAACTGTTTAAAATAGAACATACTTTTTACAATTTtcagtaaatatatatattatgaatataaGAGTAGCACCATATATATCACATGAAATATAgcacttttaatttt contains:
- the LOC114175395 gene encoding uncharacterized protein LOC114175395 — translated: MDMYKNPTKLEYYDDMWSLQCTATLLSHFKGDDGRHVLILDRTIFYPQGGGQPADTGFVLIHGLENKFLVSDVRSKDGIVFHYGFFENLMGEFEPTREKGNEVSLFVDEHRRKLNSRLHSAGHLLDICLPRIGLGHLEPGKAYHFSDGPWVEYKGTVPQNELQSKQKDLELEANALISLGERISVDILPYDEAAKICGGSLPDYISKESTPRIVRIGDNPGCPCGGTHVADISDIVQIKVSQIRSKKGLTKVSYKVES